GCTCATCGGCCGGATCCGGGCCGTCTGGGACACCCCGGTCACCATCCGGGACCTGTTCCAGTACCCGACCCCGGCCCTGCTGGCCGAGCACATCGCCGAGAACGCCGGCGGGAACCCGCTGGAGACGCTGCTGCCGATCCGGGCCGCCTCCGGTTCGGAGCAGCCCCCGCTGTTCTGCGTCCACCCGGTCTCCGGGATGAGCTGGTGCTACGCCGGACTGCTGCGCCACCTCGACGACCGGCCGCTGATCGGCCTGCAGGCAAGGGAGTTGACCGACCCGGCACTGCGGCCGGGCAGCATGGCGGAGATGGCCGACACCTACGTGGCCGAGATCCGCTCCCTCCAGCCGCACGGGCCGTACCACCTGCTGGGCTGGTCCTTCGGCGGACTGGTCGCGCATGCGATCGCGGCCCGTCTGGAGGAGCTCGGCGAGGAGGTCGCCCTGCTCGGACTCCTGGACGCCTATCCGCTGCCCGACGGCTTCACCGCCCCGGCCGTCGACGGGCGCGAAGTGCTCACCGCCTTCCTCGGCACCCGCGGCGCCGAACTCGACGTGGCCTGCGCCGACTCGGACCCCGACCCCGCCGAACTCGCCGAACTGCTGCGGCGCGAGGATCCGATCCTGGGCGCCCTGGACCCGGTGCAGGCCGCCGCGGTCGTCGAGGCGACGGCGGCGCACCTGGAGATGCGCTACCGGTACGTCCCCGAGCGGCGGTTCGGCGGGAACGCGGTGTTCTTCAACGCCTCGCGCACACCGGCCGCACAGACCGGCGCCGGGTCCTGGGCACCGTACGTGAGCGGACGGGTCGAGGAGTACGACGTGGACTGCGAGCACTGGGCGATGACCGGCGCGGAGCCCTTGCGGGAGATCGGGAAGGTGTTGGGGGAACAGTTGCGAGGGGTGCGCCGGTAGCACCTGACCAGAAACCCGTGAGAAGTGCCCGGACCTGCCTGCACGGCGGGTCCGGGCACTTTCGTGTGCGCGGCGCGGGCCCACCGCCAACCGCCCACAACCTGCCGCTCTTGCCGCCGGAAGGCGGGTCCCTGCCTCCGTAGCGTGATGGTGTCTGCAGGTCACGGCTTCACCGGCAACAGAGGGTCAAGGACATGGTGGATCATTCCGACTGGCGTGTCGGGGCAGCTTCGGCCCCCGTCCATCACGGCGAGATTCTGCAGGGTGTCTTCACCGGCCGCGAGGGGCTCGTGCGCGGGCTCGTGACGCTGCCCAGCACCCTTCACACGACCCGGGCGACCTTCACGCCGGCGCCCGGCGCCGAGGTCACCGTGTCGCCGGGCTGGAAGGGAAAGGCGAGGCGTGCGGCCGAACTCGCCGTGCGGGAGGTCGTGCCGGCGGACGCCGGACCGGTCGGCGGACATCTGGAGCTGACCGGGGACGTGCCGCTGTGCCGCGGCTTCGGCTCCTCCACCAGCGATGTGCTGTCGGCCATCTGGGCCGTGAAGGACGCGTTCGCCGATCCGCTGCCGCCGCGGGCGGTGGCCCGGCTCGCGGTGCGCGCCGAGACCGCCTCGGACTCGCTGATGTTCGAGGACTCCACCGTGCTGTTCGCCCAGCGCGAGGGGACCGTCATCGAGGACTTCGGCTACCGGAT
This is a stretch of genomic DNA from Streptomyces sp. NBC_00285. It encodes these proteins:
- a CDS encoding GHMP family kinase ATP-binding protein; this encodes MVDHSDWRVGAASAPVHHGEILQGVFTGREGLVRGLVTLPSTLHTTRATFTPAPGAEVTVSPGWKGKARRAAELAVREVVPADAGPVGGHLELTGDVPLCRGFGSSTSDVLSAIWAVKDAFADPLPPRAVARLAVRAETASDSLMFEDSTVLFAQREGTVIEDFGYRMPPLRVLGFGSRPSNRGKGVDTLTLPPARYDEAEVRRFALLRDMLREAIQMKDVALLGSVATASAETNQRHLPVPGFDRIRDIQRTCGAVGVQVAHSGDIAGLLFDRDDPEVEARTAQAQELLRGTGIDEQWNYTTGD